A part of Saccharomyces cerevisiae S288C chromosome XIV, complete sequence genomic DNA contains:
- the SEC12 gene encoding Sar family guanine nucleotide exchange factor SEC12 (Guanine nucleotide exchange factor (GEF); activates Sar1p by catalyzing the exchange of GDP for GTP; required for the initiation of COPII vesicle formation in ER to Golgi transport; glycosylated integral membrane protein of the ER; SEC12 has a paralog, SED4, that arose from the whole genome duplication) codes for MKFVTASYNVGYPAYGAKFLNNDTLLVAGGGGEGNNGIPNKLTVLRVDPTKDTEKEQFHILSEFALEDNDDSPTAIDASKGIILVGCNENSTKITQGKGNKHLRKFKYDKVNDQLEFLTSVDFDASTNADDYTKLVYISREGTVAAIASSKVPAIMRIIDPSDLTEKFEIETRGEVKDLHFSTDGKVVAYITGSSLEVISTVTGSCIARKTDFDKNWSLSKINFIADDTVLIAASLKKGKGIVLTKISIKSGNTSVLRSKQVTNRFKGITSMDVDMKGELAVLASNDNSIALVKLKDLSMSKIFKQAHSFAITEVTISPDSTYVASVSAANTIHIIKLPLNYANYTSMKQKISKFFTNFILIVLLSYILQFSYKHNLHSMLFNYAKDNFLTKRDTISSPYVVDEDLHQTTLFGNHGTKTSVPSVDSIKVHGVHETSSVNGTEVLCTESNIINTGGAEFEITNATFREIDDA; via the coding sequence GCAGGCGGTGGAGGAGAAGGAAACAATGGCATACCAAACAAGCTGACGGTCTTGCGCGTGGATCCTACCAAAGATACTGAGAAGGAACAGTTTCATATATTGAGCGAGTTTGCATTGGAAGACAACGACGACTCTCCTACTGCAATTGACGCTTCCAAGGGTATCATTTTGGTTGGCTGCAATGAAAATAGCACTAAGATTACCCAAGGTAAAGGTAATAAGCACTtgagaaaatttaaataCGATAAAGTGAATGATCAATTGGAGTTCCTCACTAGTGTAGACTTTGACGCATCTACAAATGCGGATGACTACACGAAGCTGGTTTATATTTCACGAGAAGGTACCGTTGCAGCTATCGCATCATCTAAAGTACCTGCTATAATGAGAATCATTGACCCGAGCGACTTGACAGAGAAGTTTGAGATCGAGACTAGGGGTGAAGTAAAGGATTTACACTTTTCCACTGATGGTAAGGTTGTTGCTTATATCACCGGTTCTAGCTTGGAAGTGATTTCAACAGTGACTGGAAGTTGCATTGCTAGGAAAACAGATTTTGATAAGAATTGGAGTTTATCTAAAATAAACTTCATAGCCGATGACACAGTATTGATAGCAGCctctttaaaaaaagggaaaggTATTGTGCTGACCAAAATAAGCATCAAATCAGGAAACACTTCCGTATTAAGATCCAAACAAGTGACAAACAGATTCAAAGGGATTACTTCTATGGATGTCGACATGAAGGGTGAATTGGCGGTACTGGCAAGTAATGACAATTCCATAGCTCTTGTGAAACTAAAAGACCTGTCAATGtctaaaatattcaaaCAAGCTCATAGTTTTGCCATTACAGAGGTCACTATCTCTCCGGACTCTACATATGTGGCGAGTGTTTCGGCAGCCAACACTATCCACATAATAAAATTACCGCTTAACTACGCCAACTACACCTcaatgaaacaaaaaatctctaaatttttcaccaaCTTCATCCTTATTGTGCTGCTTTCTTACATTTTACAGTTCTCCTATAAGCACAATTTGCATTCCATGCTTTTCAATTACGCGAAGGACAATTTTCTAACGAAAAGAGACACCATCTCTTCGCCCTACGTAGTTGATGAAGACTTACATCAAACAACTTTGTTTGGCAACCACGGTACAAAAACATCTGTACCTAGCGTAGATTCCATAAAAGTGCATGGCGTGCATGAGACGAGTTCTGTGAATGGAACTGAAGTCTTATGTACTGAAAGTAACATTATTAATACTGGAGGGGCAGAGTTTGAGATCACCAACGCAACTTTTCGAGAAATAGATGATGCTTGA